Sequence from the Candidatus Nanopelagicales bacterium genome:
CTTGAGGGCAGCGAGTTTGCGATCGAAATGATCAGTGATGTCGATGTAGTGATCGAGATTTGGTCCAGCCATGACCCAGACGTGATGCACGGTCCAAGGCTCCAGGCCTTCATCGTCAAAGAGCGATGTATGTGCGAACTGATTGCGCGCATCGGGGTAGATGGCAAAAATCGCCGCTTCGCCTGCTGCGAGATGATCGGGGTGTGAAGCGGGCATGCGAGCCCAATTGCGTTCAGGAGACTGAATGATCATCAGTTGAGGACGCACCTGACGAATGACCCGGCTGATGTCGCGGCGTAAATCATGGGTAACTGTGAGCTCGCCATCCGTGTATCCCAGGAAGTGCAGATCGGTGACGCCGAGGATGGCAGCGGCCGCGGTTTGCTCAGCTTGGCGGATTTTGGGGATCTCGGAGCGGGGAACATCAGGGTCAAAGCCGCCGGCATCGCCATTAGTCGCGATGCAGTAACTCACCTGGATGCCAGCAGCGGTCAAGGTAGCGACGGTGCCAGCAGCCCCGAAGTCCACATCGTCTGGATGAGCAGTCACCACAAGAACGCGTTCAATTCCATCCAGCATGAGCAACTCTTTTCTCCAATGTGACCCCGATCACATGATTGAGGCCTAAATCCCACTCGTCACATTCGTCACATGGGCCACTTTCGTGACACCATAGGCGGGTGCTTCCCCGCCACGGGCATTTTGCCCTGTCTACTCGACGACGCCCTCATGGCGTTCGCGCGCTGACCTCGGCGGTTCTGGCAGCAACGTTACTCGTCGCGACCGCGCCGTTGGCGCAAGCGGCCGATTCTGGGTGGACTTCGAACAACTGGACAGGTGTCGTTGGCGGACCGCCTGTTCCGGGTGTGGGGCTACCCGCGGCACCAGTGCCGACGAATCCCGCGCCCGTGGCGCCCGTGGTCGACATTGCTCCTACCTATGAAGGCCAACAAACATGTGACCCAACAATCAAACCCGGTGCCCAGCGTGCAGCGGATTTGATCAAAGCCACGTACGGCGCAAGTCAGACCGTATGGATTCCGCGCGGGTGTGATGTTGGCGATCAAAGCGAGCACAAAGAAGGTCGTGCACTCGACTGGATGACTGATGTACGCAAAGCCCAAGAGCGCTCTAATGCTGAGACGTACTTGGCCTGGTTGCTTGGACCTGATGCGGCAGGTATTCCTTATGGCAATGCGATGCGTATGGGTGTGATGTACATCGGTTGGAATGATCGCATTTGGCGTGGCTATGACGTCAGTCGCGGCTGGACCGAACTTAAGGGTTGTTTCTCAAAACCAGAACCGTCATCTGACACCACGTGTCACCGTAACCACATTCACATTTCGTTTACTTGGGACGGTGCGGCGGGCACCACTTCCATGTGGACGGGAAATCCAATCACAGCGCCCTACTGCGCTCGCGCAAGTTCTGGTGCTAGTACGAAATATCCAGAAGCCCGAGGCGAACTCATTCCTGTTGGCCCAGTGCGTGTATTGGATACACGCGCGGGTCTTGGTGTTGCGCAACGGTGCAGGCTTCAACAAGATCGATGGACGGGCGATTCACATCGCCTGTTCCCAAAGATCGCTGGCGTAGGTGGTCTTCCACCAAACAACGTTGGTTCAGTGCGCGTGCGTGTTACCGCGCAGGGATCGAACGCAAAAGCAACTGTTCGCGTGTGGTCTCCCGGTCAAGATAAGAGTCAGCCACTATTCGAAGTCGGCATGAATTCAGATGCCAGTGCCGAAACCACTGTTCCTGTTTCGACTGACGGCACGATTGCCATTGCCACATCAACGGGTGCAACTGACGTTGTTGTAGAAGTGTTGGGCTACTACAAGGCTGATGCCACAGGTGCAGCTGCAGCGCTACCAACAACGACGAGCGGTTCAACGCCTATGGGCGCGGTGCCGGTATTCACGCCAACACCGAATGCGACAGTGACGAAGGCGCCAGAAAAGGCGCCAGCGCAAACCATCACTCCAGCGAGCCCGCCGCCACTTGAACCTGAACCAAGTGAATTCCAGGCGCTTGGGTCGATCGTGGGATTTGAAACGACGAGTGATGCACCAATTCAAGCGGGTGAATCTCGAACGATTTCGCTGGCTGGTCTTCCAACAACCGCGCGAAGTGCGGTGGTGTTCGTGACCACCAAGGAAGCCGAGAAGAAGGGTTTCCTTCGGATTGGGCGTTCGACCGCAACTGAATCCTTAAAGGTGAAGTTCCCAAAGACTGCAATGAAAAAGGCAGTCATGATCGTGCCGGTTAACGGCAGCGATATGACATTGAGTGCATCGCCTTCCTCTGCTGTGCAGATACGCGTTGAAGTGCTTGGCTTTGGAACAAGTGATACGCCGCCAACAGTTATCCCAATGACACCGAAATTAATGATGCAGGGCACGGTCGACCCGGCAACACCACAGTTATTCAAGGCAGCTCGCCAGTTCGGCCTTCCGGGGATGAAGAAGCTCAAAGCAGTGTTGCTGCGCGTACAGACCAAGAAGGCAACGGCCGATGGCACGTTGGCGGTATATGCATCAGGTGGGCAGTCCCCAGGTACGCGATCAGCACCAGTGATGGCCAACGCCAAATATGCGGCGCTTGTGCTTGCGCCAGTGGGTGCTGACGGCAAGATTCAGGTGAGTTCCACTGTTGCTACCAAGTTCGTTGCCACGCTCGTGGGGTACGTGAAGTAACGCCTGCCGAGTTCGTCAGTCACGACGCGTACGATGCATCGGTGACTTCAACAGTTGAACTTCTCGATGGCCTCAATGACGCACAACGAGCAGCTGTCGAACATCGCGGAGGCCCGCTACTGATCGTGGCAGGTGCCGGCTCAGGGAAAACTCGGGTACTGACCCGCCGCATTGCTCATCTTCTTGCTACGGGCGATGCTCGCCCGGGAGAAATCCTGGCGATCACCTTCACGAATAAAGCCGCTGGCGAGATGAAAGAACGCGTGGCCGAGCTCGTTGGCCCATCGGCGAAGTCCATGTGGGTGTCGACCTTCCACAGTGCTTGTGTTCGGATCCTGCGCGCTGAGTCCAAGCGACTTGGCATCTCAAGTAGCTTCACGATTTACGACCAACAAGATGCCTTGCGTTTGATGACATTGGTCATTCGCGATCTTGATCTGGATCCCAAGAAGTTCACGCCTCGTAGTTTCCTTGCGCAGGTATCAAACCTGAAGAACGAACTGATCGACGAAGAAACCTATGCAACGCGCGCAAGTAATCAAATGGAAGAAACGCTCGCGAGTGCCTACCGGATGTATCAGGAACGTTTGCGTCGTGCGAGTGCTTTTGATTTCGACGACTTGATTGGCAGCACTGTTGCGCTGCTGCAGTTGTTCCCGGACGTTGCCGAGCACTATCGCCGACGTTTCCGTCAGATCATGGTTGACGAGTACCAGGACACTAACCATGCCCAGTACCAGCTCGTAAAAGAGCTCGTTGGACATGACACTGAAAACCTCAAGGCTGGTGAGCTGTGTGTGGTGGGTGACGCAGATCAGTCGATTTACGCCTTCCGCGGAGCCACGATTCGCAACATCGAAGAATTCGAACGCGATTACCCGAATGCAAAAACAATTTTGCTCGAGCAAAATTACCGATCTACCCAAACGATCCTGACGGCTGCGAATGCGGTCATTTCGCGCAACCAGAGTCGTCGTGCCAAGAATCTGTGGACTGATGCTGGTGATGGGGAGCGCATCGTTGCTTATGTTGCCGACGATGAACATGATGAAGCGTCGTTCATTGCTGGCGAAATTGATTTGCTTACCGATCATCACGGAGTGAAGCCAAGTGATGTTGCGGTGTTCTATCGCACGAACGCCCAATCGCGTTCGGTTGAAGATGTGTTTATCCGTGTAGGCATGCCTTACAAGGTTGTCGGTGGGGTGCGCTTCTATGAGCGCAAGGAAGTCAAAGATGCCATCGCATATTTGCGTGCTCTTGCAAACCCTGCAGATGATGTTTCGTTACGCCGAATTTTGAATGTTCCCAAGCGAGGCATTGGCGATCGCGCTGAAGCAATGGTCGAAGCCTTTGCGCAAAGAGAACGCATCACCTTCTGGGAAGCACTTGAGCGGGCTCAAGAAGCGCCAGGTATGGCAAGTCGCTCGATTAGCAGCATTGCGCCATTTGTAGAAATGATGCGCAGCCTGCGCACACTTCTTGAATCAGGTTCTGATGCGGCAACAATTTTGCAGGCGGTATTCGAGCAATCGGGTTATGTCAAAGAGTTGACCCAGTCCAGTGATCCACAAGATGAGGGCCGCTTGGAGAACTTGGCTGAGCTTGAATCGGTGGCGCAGGAGTTTGTTGACGATAACCCTGAGGGAACACTCGTGGATCTCCTTGAACGCATTGCATTGGTAGCCGACGCTGACCAGATTCCTGACGGTGAAGGCGGTGTGGTCACCTTGATGACCCTTCACACCGCAAAGGGTCTTGAATTCCCCGTGGTGTTCTTGACGGGCATGGAAGATGGCGTCTTCCCGCATATGCGCTCATTGGGTGACAACAAGGAACTTGAAGAAGAGCGTCGTTTGGCCTACGTAGGTATAACTCGTGCACGCGAGCGGCTCTATCTCTCTCGTTCGATGATGCGTTCAGCTTGGGGTGCGCCCTCATACAACCCGGCATCACGCTTCCTAGATGAAATCCCTGAAGAGTCATTGAATTGGCGTCGTGAAGAGCCGGTGCGTCAGAGTTTCATTCCGTCTACGGCCTCACGCAACAGCAGTGCGCTTCGCCTCGGTGATCGCGTGGTCAATGCTGGCCCGGTGCTGAACCTTTCGGCAGGAGATCGCGTCACGCACAGCAAGTTCGGCTTGGGCACCGTGGTCAGTACTGCCGGCAGTGGGGAAAAGGCCGACGCAACCATCGACTTTGGGTCAGCAGGCGTCAAGCGTTTATTGCTGCGCTACGCACCTGTTGAAAAACTTTAAATAGCAAATATGCGTATTTAAACAGTTTAAATCTGCATATTTGCTGTGTTAAAGTCGAGCATGGCGAGTTTTCCTCCAACCCCGCTGCCTGTTGTTGCTGCCCAACGGCAGTTGGGTGAACATTTCAACACTTGGCGGCGTCTGCGCAGGCTCACTCGTGATGAGGTAGCGCAGCGAGCCGCGATCAGTGTTGCCACTATTGCGCGCCTAGAAAATGGGCACGGGGCTTCCCTTGAAAATACCTTGAGAATTGCTCGAGCACTTGGAGTCACAGAACTCCTGGTGAATGCTCTCGATCCGTACAACACTGACATCGGGCGCCTGCGGGCTGACGAAGAATTACCCGTGCGCATTCGTCATGGTAAATCGTCATGAATCCAATTCAGGTGTACACGAACCTGCAAAGTGACGAGGTACATGTAGGGGACCTCTACATGCATCGCAGAGGGAATCGCGAGTCGGCAACCTTCAGCTATTCACATAGATATCTGGCGCATCCTCTGGCCTATGCCATTGATCCTGAATTAGCGCTTATCCAAGGAAGCCAGCAGACTCGAGTAGGGCAGTCGCTCTTTGGTGCCTTTTCTGACAGCTCACCGGATCGATGGGGTCGCACATTAATAAATCGCCGTGAGCGAATGCGAGCGGCGCAAGAACATTCGGCTGGGAGAAGTGTCGGTGAGCAGGAATATCTTCTCGGCGTTCGCGATGATCTGCGTGCTGGTGCGCTTCGCCTAAAAATAGTCGACGGTCCATTTTTAGCGCAAGACGCAATCGGGGTTCCTGATCTCATCGAGTTACCAGATCTTTTAGCGCTTGCAACGCTCGTTGAACGCGATGATGCATCCCTCATTGAGGTTGAGCGTTTAGTGCATGTAGGCAGTTCGCTTGGAGGAGCTCGACCCAAGGCTCACGTGAAAACAAATAGGGGGCACATCGCCATCGCAAAATTTCCAAGCGCTGCGAGTGACACCTGGAATGTGATGGCCTGGGAAAAAGTTGCGTACGAATTAGCTCGCAACGCGGGAATTAACGTTTCCGACACCACACTGATTCAAATTGATGGGCGATCTGTATTGGTGATAGATCGCTTTGACCGTGGCTCAAACGGTGATCGTGTGGGGTACTTAAGTGCGATGTCATTGCTTGAAGCAAGTGATGGTCAGCAACGGAGTTACCTTGAAATCGCTGAGGTGATTGAAACTCATTCTGTGCAGGTCAACGCCGAACTTGAGGAACTCTGGCGCCGCATCGTATTTTCAATTTTTATTTCCAACACTGATGATCACTTGAGAAACCACGGCTTTCTCCATGTGCGTGGCGATACTTGGAGGCTATCGCCTGCATTTGATTTGAACCCTAATCCAGCGACTGGTCTCAAATTCTTAAGTACCAGCGTTGATGGTTCGGATGGACCGGCGACGATTGACGCCGCAATCAAGGTGGCACCATATTTCCGACTCAATGAAGATGCCGCATTAACCGTGCTGTCTGAAGTAAAAGAAGCAGCTAGTCAATGGCGAAATGTCGCTGCTCGGATTGGTTTGGGTAGCAGGGAAATCGAAACGATGGAACCCGCATTCAGCCAGGCTCAGTAGGTTGTGGTTTCTGACGATTATCCGACTACTTTGCTGTTGTCCTCTTGTACTTGCGAATTGAAATCGTCGCAAAGATAGCGACGACCAACAAGCATGATCCGATTGTGTAGAGCACGGGATTATTCATCGGCCAGTAATCTGGCTGAATGCCTGTGGGGTTGCCAAAGAGTTCACGCGTGGCCAACACCAAAGTTGAAATTGGGTTGTAGGCAGCAATCGTTTGTAGCCAAGTAGGCATTGAGCTGATCGGCACGAATGCATTCGATAAGAAAGTCAGCGGAAACAACCAAATCAAGCCAGCGGTGCTGGCTGTTTCAACCGAACGCATGGATAAGCCGATGTAGGCGCCAACCCATGACACTGCGTAGGCGAAAAGCAGCAGTAGGGCGTAAGCGCCAACTGCATTCCAGAATCCACCGGTGATTCGCCATCCAACGAGTAGCCCCGTGATCGAGAGCACAAGCAGCACGAGAATTTGGCGAGCAGCATCAGCAAAGGTGCGGCCGATGAGCACTGCGCCCGATGCCATCGGCAGTGAGCGGAAGCGATCGATCAAGCCGGTGGACATTGATTCAGCCATGCCTACAGTGGTGGCTGCTGCGGCAAAGGCAACGGTTTGACCAAAGATGCCTGGCATTAAGTAGTTGCGATAAATATCTGCGGCGTCATCAGGTGTTGCACCTGCGCCAGCAATCGGGATTGCTCCACCGAATACGTAAGCGAAGAGCAGCACAAACATCACAGGCTGCACGAGTGAGAAGAACATGAGTTCTGGTACGCGCAGGGTCTGTACCAAACTAAAGCGCGAGACAACAGCGCCATCGGAAATATTCCAACCAAGCAGTGGGCGCTTACGTGTAGGAATTGAGGTGGTCATTTACGACCCCTTCCGCGCTTAGGTTCATCAGTTGAGGGAGTGGGCTCTTCGGCACCATGGCCAGTGACCGACAAGAAGACATCGTCAAGGGTTGGTCGGCGTAACAAGATGTCGCCCACTTCAACTCCTTGCACGTCGAGCGCGCGAATCGCATTGACTAACACCGTGGATCCGCCTGACACAGGCGCTGAGATTTTGAGTTCTTCAACAAGTGGCTCACCGCTACTTACTGAGCGAATCGCTGCGACAGCATCGGAGACGCGAGCAGGATCAACAATGGAAATCTCAATGCGATCACCACCGATTTGATCCTTGAGTGATTCCGCTGTTCCTTGGGCAATGACCTGACCGTGATCGATCACGACAATCTCGTCAGCAAGTTGGTCGGCTTCTTCGAGATATTGAGTAGTGAGTAACACCGTGGTGCCATCTGCAACAAGACCATTGATGACATCCCACATGCCAAGGCGTGAACGTGGATCAAGGCCTGTCGTTGGTTCGTCAAGAAACAGAATTGATGGTTGCGCAATCAAGCTCGATGCCAGATCAAGGCGACGGCGCATGCCACCTGAATAGGTTTTTGCTGGTCGGTTAGCCGCGTCGGTTAGGTCGAACCATTCCAAGAGTTCCGTTGCGCGCTTTTTCACATACGCAGAAGGCAAGTGATAGAGCGCACCGAACATGATCAAGTTTTCGCGACCAGTGAGGTACTCGTTCACAGCTGCGTACTGCCCGGTGAGACCAATCGAGCGGCGCACCTCTTCAGGGTTTTTCACCACGTCGAATCCGGCGACCATGGCCCGGCCAGCTGTTGGAGTGAGCAAGGTGGAAAGGATGCGAACGGCGGTGGTTTTACCGGCGCCATTTGGCCCAAGGAGGCCAACAACTTGGCCTCGCTTCACCGTGAGATCGATCCCATTGAGGGCCTTGACCGAACCGAACTCTTTGACGAGTCCCTCGGCTACGACGGCGTCATCAGTCATGGATCGAGCGTAAGGCATAAAAAGCGGAGCCGGTGATCCACGTGCGTGGGCCAGCTCCGCAGCCTCGATTATAAAACGGGTGCAGGTGAGAATTCAATTCACGCGATGTGGCCCTGCATAGACATCTTTCGGCAGTAGATATTTGCCATACAAAGATCGCAAATGCTGATTCGTATTGGTTAAGGCGTGAAAACTTAAGTACGCGACAAGGTCCGCAATCATGATCCATTGACTGGCATGTGAGCCTTGGGGCCACGGGTCCTCAACGATGTGTCGGTCGTAGGAATCGAGGGCGCGATGGGCATCAAGGTAGGCAGGCTCTGTGCCGTCGCCGTCGATCATGATGATGGCTTGTTCGTTGGCCCGATGAAGTCGGTGATTTATCGAAGCGATTGCCGAAGCGTATGTCCAAGCGCGGCGATTCCCCGTGGAGTAAAAGCAAGAGAACTCGATCGGCATCATGGTGAGCGTCTGAAGCAGGAATTCTCCTACTTGGAGCCTGTGTGAACGATTGCGATTCCACAGCGGGTCAGTCGAGGGATTGCCTCGGCCGGAAAGGAAATCGACCGCGTGGAGTTCTCTGCGGACTGGAATTGAATATTCATCCCTGAGGACCTTTCGTGCGGAAAGCCACGAATTTAGGGCGCCGCTCCAGTGTTTGGCCTCAACCTCCACAAATGCGTACAGAGTCAGGTTGGGGTTCCCAGAATCGTCGCAATAGAGCAGGCGCATTGCGCGACCCTAGGAAGATCTTCTTGGAGGTGCCAGGCCGAAACACTTGCCTGTGCATAACTTCGTGGGTTGAAGTAAACGTTTGCTCGTCGCATGAGGGGACATCAGGGCCAGTTCATACGTACGGATGGGGCCAAGATCACAGGCCACGCGGCGCCAAGCCCCACGCCAGATGGGTAGGCTCGGGGCTCGCTCGGTATGAACTTTGCCGAGATCACGTTCTGCCATCGCGTTACCCGCATCGCAAAAAGGAGTCCTGCGTGGACCTGTACGAGTACCAAGCAAAGCAGCTCTTTGAGACCCATAACGTTCCAACGACGCCTGGCGCAGTTGCCAGCACTCCGGACGAGGCTCAAGAGATCGCTCGCAAGATCGGCACCCAAGTTGTTGTTAAGGCCCAGGTGAAGACCGGCGGTCGTGGCAAGGCTGGCGGCGTCAAGCTTGCTGAGAACCCAGAAGACGCTAAGGAAAAGGCAACCGCCATCCTGGGCATGGACATCAAGGGCCACACCGTGCACCGCGTGCTCGTTGCTCAGGCCAGCGATATCGCTGAGGAGTACTACGTCTCCTTCCTTCTCGATCGCACCAACCGCGCATTCCTGGCAATGGCCAGTGTTGAAGGCGGCGTGGAGATTGAAGAAGTTGCTGCGAACAACCCAGATGCCCTCGCCATGATTCGCGTTGACGCTCTTGAAGGTGTCGATGAGAAGAAGGCACGCGAGATCGCAGAAGCCGCAAAGTTTGATCCAAAGATCATCGACCAGGTTGTTGCCATCCTCGTCAAGCTTTGGGATACCTTCGTTAAGGAAGACGCAACCCTCGTTGAAGTCAACCCACTCGTGTTGAGCCCAGCAGGCCAGGTTCTCGCGCTCGACGGCAAGGTCACACTTGACGACAGCGCTGCGTACCGCCAGCCATCACACGAAGCAATGATCGACCGCGAAGGCACCGATCCAATTGAACTTCGTGCCAAGGAATTCGATCTCAACTATGTGAAGCTTCAGGGCGAGGTTGGCATCATCGGTAACGGTGCTGGTCTTGTCATGAGCACGCTCGACGTTGTTGCCTACGCAGGCGAAGAATTCGGTGGCGTTCGCCCAGCGAACTTCCTCGATATCGGCGGCGGCGCAAGCGCTGAAGTGATGGCTAACGGTCTGGACATCATTCTTAATGACCCAGAAGTTGAGTCTGTTTTTGTGAACGTCTTCGGCGGCATCACTTCTTGTGATGCAGTTGCCAACGGCATCCTTCAGGCATTGGACATGTTGCAGGCAAAGGGCGCAACACTGACCAAGCCAATCGTCGCTCGTATTGATGGCAACAACGCTATTGAAGGCCGCGCCATCCTTACCAATGCGAACCACCCACTCATCGAAATGGTTGAAACCATGGACGATGCCGCGCGTCGCGCTGCTGAACTTGCAGCTGCTCGCAAGGCCGGAAAGTAGAGGCACGAACATGGCTATTTGGTTAAACGCAGACAGCAAGATTCTCGTTCAGGGTATGACCGGATCTGAAGGAACCAAGCACACACGTCGCATGGTTGCATCAGGCGCAAAGGTTGTCGCTGGCGTCACCCCAGGTAAGGCCGGTCAAGATCTTGACGGCATTCCTATTTTCAACAACGTTCAAGATGCGATGGCAGCAACTGGCGCAAACGTCAGTGTTGTGTTCGTGCCACCTAAGTTCTGCAAGGGTGCAGTTGTTGAAGCAGTGGACGCAAAGATGCCACTCGTTGTTGTGATCACTGAAGGCGTGCCAGTGCATGACACTGCAGCGTTCTTCCAGTACGCACAAAACGCAGGCACCACGCGCATCATCGGACCTAACTGCCCAGGCATCATCACTCCAGGTGTGTCCAACGCAGGCATCATTCCGGCAGATATCGCCAAGTCAGGCCGCATTGGTCTCGTCTCAAAGTCAGGCACCCTGACCTACCAGATGATGTACGAATTGCGTGACATCGGTTTCTCAACCTGTGTTGGTATCGGTGGCGACCCAATCATTGGCACCACGCATATCGATGCGCTTCAGGCATTCCAGGATGACCCTGACACCGATGCAATCGTGATGATCGGTGAAATCGGTGGCGATGCTGAAGAGCGCGCTGCTGCTTACATCGGCAAGCACATCACCAAGCCAGTTGTTGGCTATGTTGCAGGCTTCACTGCTCCAGAAGGCAAGACCATGGGCCACGCAGGTGCCATCGTGTCGGGCTCAGCTGGTACCGCAGCAGCCAAGCAAGAAGCACTTGAAGCAGTCGGTGTGAAGGTTGGTAAGACTCCTTCGGCTACCGCTCTGCTCATGCGCGAAATCATGACCAAGGGCTAGTCGCGGACTAGTCAGCAAGAAATGGCCTCGGGAAACCGAGGCCATTTCTTATTTCTGGGCTTGATAAGTGCAACACTATGCGCATGACCATTTCCATGGAAGATGCCTTGGCAGTAAAAAATCAGATGTCCAAGATCGTGCGCTTGAACTTAATTGCAGGGGTGTTCCACCTGGTTCAAATGGTCCTCATCCTTGTGCTCGCAACAGACTTCACGTTGCCTGTCACAGCCTCATATATGGATGGTCCGCCGGGAACTCCACTGCTCGCCCCAGTCACCGTGCTTGATTCACGTATCGCATGGGGAGTCGCGCTCTTCTTCGGCTTATCTGCGCTGTTCCACTTCTTGGTTATTTCGCCAATGTTCATCAAGCGCTACGCGGCTGGCCTTGTTGAAAAGCGCAACTACTTCCGCTGGGTTGAGTACTCACTGAGTTCTTCCATCATGATTGTGTTGATTGCTCAAATTGTTGGAATCACTGATGCTGCAGCGTTGATTGCAATCTTTGGTGTGAACGCATCAATGATTTTGTTCGGCTGGCTGCAGGAAAAATATGAAACTCCTGGCAGTGGTGGATGGATGCCGTTCATCTTTGGTTGCATCGCTGGATCAGTGCCATGGATCGTTATCGCTTTTTACACAATTGCACCGGGCTCAACGAGCGCAAATGAAATTCCTGGGTTCGTTATTGGCATCATCATTTCGTTGTTCCTGCTGTTCAACGTCTTCGCAATCGTTCAGTTCCTGCAATACAAGCCGGTGGGTAAGTGGTCGAACTATCTCAAGGGCGAGAAGGCGTACATCGTGTTGAGCTTGGTTGCAAAATCTGCTCTTGCTTGGCAGATTTTTGCCGGAACGCTCGTGCCGGCATAACTGCTTTCGCCTTTGATCTGAAAGGCTAGGGCCGTGTCCGCCCCCGTGATCAAAGATCTACATGCGCTCGGGGCTCGACTCCATCTTCATTGGCTTCTTGCCCCGCTCGTGGGGCTCGTCGCTGGGCTTTTGAGTTACATCGTCATCGGGATTCCGGTATGGCTCGCGTGGT
This genomic interval carries:
- a CDS encoding PIG-L family deacetylase, producing the protein MLDGIERVLVVTAHPDDVDFGAAGTVATLTAAGIQVSYCIATNGDAGGFDPDVPRSEIPKIRQAEQTAAAAILGVTDLHFLGYTDGELTVTHDLRRDISRVIRQVRPQLMIIQSPERNWARMPASHPDHLAAGEAAIFAIYPDARNQFAHTSLFDDEGLEPWTVHHVWVMAGPNLDHYIDITDHFDRKLAALKAHESQTAHIEGFDDFIRGWNAGTAKAADFAEGRLAEGFLKVQIP
- the pcrA gene encoding DNA helicase PcrA, which encodes MTSTVELLDGLNDAQRAAVEHRGGPLLIVAGAGSGKTRVLTRRIAHLLATGDARPGEILAITFTNKAAGEMKERVAELVGPSAKSMWVSTFHSACVRILRAESKRLGISSSFTIYDQQDALRLMTLVIRDLDLDPKKFTPRSFLAQVSNLKNELIDEETYATRASNQMEETLASAYRMYQERLRRASAFDFDDLIGSTVALLQLFPDVAEHYRRRFRQIMVDEYQDTNHAQYQLVKELVGHDTENLKAGELCVVGDADQSIYAFRGATIRNIEEFERDYPNAKTILLEQNYRSTQTILTAANAVISRNQSRRAKNLWTDAGDGERIVAYVADDEHDEASFIAGEIDLLTDHHGVKPSDVAVFYRTNAQSRSVEDVFIRVGMPYKVVGGVRFYERKEVKDAIAYLRALANPADDVSLRRILNVPKRGIGDRAEAMVEAFAQRERITFWEALERAQEAPGMASRSISSIAPFVEMMRSLRTLLESGSDAATILQAVFEQSGYVKELTQSSDPQDEGRLENLAELESVAQEFVDDNPEGTLVDLLERIALVADADQIPDGEGGVVTLMTLHTAKGLEFPVVFLTGMEDGVFPHMRSLGDNKELEEERRLAYVGITRARERLYLSRSMMRSAWGAPSYNPASRFLDEIPEESLNWRREEPVRQSFIPSTASRNSSALRLGDRVVNAGPVLNLSAGDRVTHSKFGLGTVVSTAGSGEKADATIDFGSAGVKRLLLRYAPVEKL
- a CDS encoding helix-turn-helix transcriptional regulator; the protein is MASFPPTPLPVVAAQRQLGEHFNTWRRLRRLTRDEVAQRAAISVATIARLENGHGASLENTLRIARALGVTELLVNALDPYNTDIGRLRADEELPVRIRHGKSS
- a CDS encoding HipA domain-containing protein, with the translated sequence MNPIQVYTNLQSDEVHVGDLYMHRRGNRESATFSYSHRYLAHPLAYAIDPELALIQGSQQTRVGQSLFGAFSDSSPDRWGRTLINRRERMRAAQEHSAGRSVGEQEYLLGVRDDLRAGALRLKIVDGPFLAQDAIGVPDLIELPDLLALATLVERDDASLIEVERLVHVGSSLGGARPKAHVKTNRGHIAIAKFPSAASDTWNVMAWEKVAYELARNAGINVSDTTLIQIDGRSVLVIDRFDRGSNGDRVGYLSAMSLLEASDGQQRSYLEIAEVIETHSVQVNAELEELWRRIVFSIFISNTDDHLRNHGFLHVRGDTWRLSPAFDLNPNPATGLKFLSTSVDGSDGPATIDAAIKVAPYFRLNEDAALTVLSEVKEAASQWRNVAARIGLGSREIETMEPAFSQAQ
- a CDS encoding ABC transporter permease, with amino-acid sequence MTTSIPTRKRPLLGWNISDGAVVSRFSLVQTLRVPELMFFSLVQPVMFVLLFAYVFGGAIPIAGAGATPDDAADIYRNYLMPGIFGQTVAFAAAATTVGMAESMSTGLIDRFRSLPMASGAVLIGRTFADAARQILVLLVLSITGLLVGWRITGGFWNAVGAYALLLLFAYAVSWVGAYIGLSMRSVETASTAGLIWLFPLTFLSNAFVPISSMPTWLQTIAAYNPISTLVLATRELFGNPTGIQPDYWPMNNPVLYTIGSCLLVVAIFATISIRKYKRTTAK
- a CDS encoding ATP-binding cassette domain-containing protein, with translation MTDDAVVAEGLVKEFGSVKALNGIDLTVKRGQVVGLLGPNGAGKTTAVRILSTLLTPTAGRAMVAGFDVVKNPEEVRRSIGLTGQYAAVNEYLTGRENLIMFGALYHLPSAYVKKRATELLEWFDLTDAANRPAKTYSGGMRRRLDLASSLIAQPSILFLDEPTTGLDPRSRLGMWDVINGLVADGTTVLLTTQYLEEADQLADEIVVIDHGQVIAQGTAESLKDQIGGDRIEISIVDPARVSDAVAAIRSVSSGEPLVEELKISAPVSGGSTVLVNAIRALDVQGVEVGDILLRRPTLDDVFLSVTGHGAEEPTPSTDEPKRGRGRK
- a CDS encoding DUF3800 domain-containing protein; translated protein: MRLLYCDDSGNPNLTLYAFVEVEAKHWSGALNSWLSARKVLRDEYSIPVRRELHAVDFLSGRGNPSTDPLWNRNRSHRLQVGEFLLQTLTMMPIEFSCFYSTGNRRAWTYASAIASINHRLHRANEQAIIMIDGDGTEPAYLDAHRALDSYDRHIVEDPWPQGSHASQWIMIADLVAYLSFHALTNTNQHLRSLYGKYLLPKDVYAGPHRVN
- the sucC gene encoding ADP-forming succinate--CoA ligase subunit beta; the encoded protein is MDLYEYQAKQLFETHNVPTTPGAVASTPDEAQEIARKIGTQVVVKAQVKTGGRGKAGGVKLAENPEDAKEKATAILGMDIKGHTVHRVLVAQASDIAEEYYVSFLLDRTNRAFLAMASVEGGVEIEEVAANNPDALAMIRVDALEGVDEKKAREIAEAAKFDPKIIDQVVAILVKLWDTFVKEDATLVEVNPLVLSPAGQVLALDGKVTLDDSAAYRQPSHEAMIDREGTDPIELRAKEFDLNYVKLQGEVGIIGNGAGLVMSTLDVVAYAGEEFGGVRPANFLDIGGGASAEVMANGLDIILNDPEVESVFVNVFGGITSCDAVANGILQALDMLQAKGATLTKPIVARIDGNNAIEGRAILTNANHPLIEMVETMDDAARRAAELAAARKAGK